In Numida meleagris isolate 19003 breed g44 Domestic line chromosome 19, NumMel1.0, whole genome shotgun sequence, the sequence AGacttcagttttgctgaaggctgcagtgaCGCAAACAAGGGAAGATGAGTATGCAGGAACACCCCTGCTTCACAGGAAGTTTTCCAAAGAAGAATCCTTTCCAGCTGGAAAGTATTCATCAAATTCTAGTCTGCGATCGCTATCTTCATCGTCATCCCAGATGTCTCGCACAAGCTCTACCAGCTCACTGTCTTCTCTTCGGTCCTTTGAATACCCGAGCGTTCACAGGGCAGAGTATTTCCAAAAACTGCATAAGGAGAGGCAATTCCACTACTCCACCATCAGATCAAAGCTTAGCCACATGGTGGATATCCTATCCTGGAGGAGACATGTGCCTGAAAGCTACATGAACCACTACAGGGGAAGGTACAACCTGAAGTAGAGGTGAGACATCAGTGCCAGCCTGCACAGCCTCCGAGATGTTTCACTCTTCTCTGAATAAATGACTGCTGCACTGAATGCAGAGCACAAAAGCTCTGGTCACAAAATCCAATCACTTGATATCTGCTGATTCTTCTAATTCCTTCTAGTACTTTTACTCTTGTTAAAACACGTGCACATCACTTTCCAGCACTTTGTTTCATACTATGCAATGTAAGCAATAAGAGGTTTTTCATGTATACTGTAACCACTTGCACGTTCCCCTTATATGTATTAGTGGTATAGGTTTCTTCTACTTCTGGATATTTGACTTAGAAAGCATTTAAGTTTCCTTTTTAGGATTGCTAATGCTCTGGCTTTAAGTTATCTAAACTTGGAAAAATTTGAGTCAGACAGATCTTGCTCAGTACATGTCAACATGTATTCTTAATTCCCCTTCCTAATAATGGGTTTTATTTTCCACTACATGCTCAGAATGAGggaaaataacttcattaaCGAATCAAAGCTAGCTTCATTCTCACTTCAGTGGAAGAGTAAAATGTGTTTACCTCTGACGTTGTGACACGTCTGTTGGAACAGTTGTGGGTTCTGATCTAACCAGCTCTTCAATTTGATTGTCCTCTTATGCCTTTATACAGGCATACGTAAATGTGTGTACGTAACACAGTGATGTTACAGTCGTTATCAGCAATGTTTTCTCTTAGACCAAAAGATAGCTTCATACCAGACACTGAAGAATATCAactctgtctcagctgaaactggGACAACTGTCTTAGTTCTGGTAGGAGACCTGTAACTGCCTGCCTTCCTTGGAGTCAGGCTGGAGGTGAGATGATCCCCGAGGACAGATGACAAATCCTCTGCTCAAATACAGTACAAAAATGTTATAGgttgtttgcttatttgtaagtttttttttcccctctttaaactgtgttttctgaagtaTTCTGTATTTCCTGCTCTGTCTGTATTTGATCCACTAATAATCTGGTCTGGGGAACCTGAGAGCCACTCCAGCTTTTGAAAATACCTTCAACACTACATGGACTGTGGGTTAAGTCACTTTGCAGAGATGCTGCCTCAATGTCTGCAGCAGGCCCGTGTGTGGTTGTGCTTGATGGATTGCCTCTCTGAGCAGCGTGTGGGCTCTCGGAGGTCTGACCTGTGCTGTTCTTTAGACCTGTGTGCCAGCATGTTGGTGACTAACCAGACTGAATTCTGCAGCAGAATCAGTCTGGATAAGGGATTTCCTTCTTATTTATGTGTCCAGTAGATGGCACATTTCATCTGTCAGATTAATTTCCCGAAGGAGAAATGAATGACTAGGAAAATACCCAAAGCAGCCGGGCTGCAATGGAAGTGCAGGCAGGCATGCTTTATCCCATCTACCCTGGCATTAACATCTTTGCAGCCTCTCCTGATGAaggcctggctgctgctgtaggCTGGGTCGAACCAACCGCCCCTTTCCCCGCACTCCAGGGCAGCTGTAAGCCGTGCTCAAAGCCGCTCCGAGGAGGTTTTATTTCTAAGAGCTGGCGCTAGGCAGTGTTTGAATGTAAAATCAACTTGAAAACCTTTGCTCTGTGTACTTCTCAACTTTGTTGCACTGTGGGATTGTTTTGGTACTTATAGGAGCAAATCACTGTTCACAAATAAATTCACTTTGCCGGGAGGCTCGGCAGCTTTCTGTGTCGTCTTTTATTTAAGAGGCACCGGTCATCCCCCCCGTGTCGCAGCCGCAGCCccgtgctgccagcagcccgcAGGGTGCACTCGCGCTCCCCGCTTAATTCCCGGTTTGTATCCAGAGGAGCGCGGCGGGGGCGGCCGGCGGCGGTGTgagggcgcggggcgggcgggaggCGGGGNNNNNNNNNNNNNNNNNNNNNNNNNNNNNNNNNNNNNNNNNNNNNNNNNNNNNNNNNNNNNNNNNNNNNNNNNNNNNNNNNNNNNNNNNNNNNNNNNNNNNNNNNNNNNNNNNNNNNNNNNNNNNNNNNNNNNNNNNNNNNNNNNNNNNNNNNNNNNNNNNNNNNNNNNNNNNNNNNNNNNNNNNNNNNNNNNNNNNNNNNNNNNNNNNNNNNNNNNNNNNNNNNNNNNNNNNNNNNNNNNNNNNNNNNNNNNNNNNNNNNNNNNNNNNNNNNNNNNNNNNNNNNNNNNNNNNNNNNNNNNNNNNNNNNNNNNNNNNNNNNNNNNNNNNNNNNNNNNNNNNNNNNNNNNNNNNNNNNNNNNNNNNNNNNNNNNNNNNNNNNNNNNNNNNNNNNNNNNNNNNNNNNNNNNNNNNNNNNNNNTGGAAGCGCACTTCCAGCCGGGCGGCGGGGACAGCCTGTACGGCTGCAAGGAGGCGGTGCGGCGCCAGATCCGCTCCGCGCGGCAGGTGGGTGCGGGCGGCGGCTGCGAGGACGGTCCGAGCACGCTCCgagcggggcggccccgcggtCAGCGCCGTGTGCCCGTCACGCCGACAGCGAAACGCCTCGTCCTGCCTTTTGTGTGAGCTCTCGGGGAGATGGCAGCCTCCTGCGTGCTTCAGGGGTGGGGGGAAAAGTCAGAAACGCTCGGATTTGTTTAACTGTACCTTGAAGGTGAAGCTGTGTGATAAAGAGCTCTGATTTTTGAAGTAGATAAAGGAGGCTCTCCACAATAGGTTTCCAGGTGGGTTGCTTGTGCCTAATGCACCCACACAGCCCGGCCCTGGCAATGGAGCTTTGAATTCCTCCACTGAAATTGTGGATGAAattatcttaaaaaagaaaattccacgAGGGGATGATAAAAAATCCTAAATGGTGTTATCTACTATAAATAAGCAACACCAAAATAGGGACAAATAACAGTGGGTTCTGTCTACGTGAACAAGTGATTGTAGCAAGAAGTGATGTTTCTTGGTGTACTGTAGCCTGTAATCATCCTATCAAAATGCTATCCTCATCCAAGGTCTTTAGCCTATTCagagttatttttcctttctcttctctttctttcatgtctTTTAAGTGTCTTATTGGTTCTCTGAACAACAGAAGAATGTATTGCATAGGACTGTACCATGTGTAGTCACCAGGAAAAAGGTGTGGGGAGTGGAGAAGTATTTAAATTGAAAGTCagatttctcatttctcctttgGGATACTGTGGAAGCAGCCTAATGATTTCCTCTGAAACTTGTTGCAGATGATTGCCCTGGTTATGGATTCCTTCACAGATACCGATATCTTCAAAGACCTCTTGGAAGCTTGTAGCCAGCGGCAAGTCAAAGCATATATCCTTCTAGATCAGTCTTCGTTTTCccactttctgaaaatgtgcaGGGATCTAGGAGTTGATCTCGAGCAGGAAAAGGTAAACCTCGTAATATTTCCAGGGACAGAAGTACAGTTCTATTAGAACTGTTATCTTTGAGCTGTTAAAAGAAGGAACTGTTTTGCTTGCTGCCACAACTTAAAACGTTTTATGTGTCTCTGGCTCTTTCTTGTGAGATTTAACCTTTCTTCCATAAGGAGTAGTtaatagaaaagcagaaatccttATAGGAGGCTGTCACAGTGGCCCTCTGAGCATAAATACTAACTGAatgttcaagaaaataaagggaGAATATCCAGTTTGTAAATGGATGTGTGGAATCGCTCAGGTTTGCTAAGACTGCAAAGGCTGATGGAAAGTGCATTCCCAAGATTCTCTGGAGTTCGGGTCCCTCTGAGATTAGACAGCAGTTTTAACAGCACATTCTGCACCGTCGCTGTATAGATCTGCCCCTTTGTGTATTGTATTTTGTGGGCTAAACCAATACAAAGCTGTTTCTAGATGGTGAATCCTGTGCCACTGCACAGCAACCTTTGTTAGTTCATCAGTGATCTTTACTGTCGTGTGTTACTTCTTTAAATACAATCATTTAACTTTGAAATTCACATATTGCTTTccatatctttctttttaacagttGATGAGAGTTCGAAATATCACGGGGAACACATACTACACAAGGTCAGGTGCCAAAATTGTTGGAAAAGTCCGTGAAAAGTTCATGTTAATTGATGGCATTAGAGTGACAACAGGTTCCTACAGGCAggtgtcatttttcttccttttaatgatttctttaaacagaaaatagcagtaacatttaaaaattgttttttttacacattGCTGGTAACATTTGGCCTTAAAATAAGGCGCACTGCTATGAGAATTTTCAGTTAGTGCTTGGATAtctgttattattttgaattaactTGGAActttctccttctgttgctAGTTTTACATGGATGGATGGCAAACTGAACAGCAGTAACATTTTGATCCTGTCGGGCCCTGCAGTTGCACACTTTGACCAGGAATTTCGGACTCTTTATGCACGCTCCAAGCCTGTCAACCTCAAAGAGTTCTCTGGCAGCAAGAAGAACAAGGTGTTTGATGAGCTGGTCAGGATTACAGTGGCTTCTAGAGACTTAACCAGGGAAAACTTTCTGAGAATGGAGTTTTTGTATCTTAGAGCATTTGTAGGAAATCTAAAAAGGAAGCGAAACTGGATGCATGCCTCAAGGGAGGCAGTCTATGTGTCAAGTAATGCAATGCATGTTTCTCCACCACTGACTAAGAGGAATGGCTCTCTAGTTATGAGGCCACACTGGATCATAGAGAGATGAATTGCATGTTCACTCAGAGTGAGACGCAAAACCTGAGGAACCGTGTCCCATGGTCTGTGTCCCGTACTGCCTTGCAGTATGTCTGTGCAAGCAGCTGGGAAGCCAGCCTCAAGCTGAGAGAAAGGAATACTGGAATTGTGATTGCAGTTGAACACTTCTGCAATGTCAATCAGCAGATACAGTTATGGTATTGTCTTAGGCGCAgaagtgcttttgaaaaacaaaacaaaactctctAACACCTGAGAAGCCATTACTGACTTCTGGTGTTCtgtcagtttttgttttaacttaTTGGGTTGGCGATGTCTTAGTTCAGTAGCTCAAACCTCATTTTCTATATGTAGAttccttaaaaaatatattgcttagGATTCTAAAGATGAATAGCAGGACTGCTGTTAGGCTCTGAAATCTGAAGTCTTGTGTTCCTCAAACAGTTCCGTGATGCAGAAGTGGACAGGAGTAGCCATACCCTAGAAACTAGGTCAGTACCTGGCTACTAGTCCTCAAATGTTACATGCTGTTTACATGAAGCTGAGCAGCTAGGCAGAACAAGTTAATGTATCAAGTTAACGTGTTTCTGCCATGACTTAATTCcaaattatcttttctttttagtgaTAAGAACACTTGGATTGTGACCATCACAGTGAATACATTTTAAACGCCTGCAGTCAAAGGGCTATATGACTAAGAACCTACTAATATTAGTAGCAAAGCCAAACAAgactttttctttgcattttatatgTTATGGTTGCTACTGCTGCCTGATCTTATAGGAAAAGCTGAGTAGATCTGAAGTCTGTGAAGATGCTTTTAATTGTAAAAAGCTTTACTTCCACCTGACGGGCAGCCTCACGGAAGTCAGAAATAGAGCCGTTTCCTCTAGTTGTTCTTgaggctctgctgcagcagaaatctTGGGTATATGCATGCTCGTGGATTCTGGGCCTCCAAGGGGAATCTGTAAACTTAGCTGGGGAATTTCATATGGATCTAAGCTAAACACCAGCAGGAGAATTTCAAATTGGACATGTGGATCTTACAGAAATGGCATTTCCTGCCAAAGCATTGTGCCAATACACTGATTAGGATACAATTAAGAGGtgtcctttctcttctctgcttaCGAAAATGGCAATGTAATAGTTTTGATTCCCGATGTGTAAATGTTCAGTGGTTTAATAGCGTTGACTTTTACCCTGAtgtaaagaaattttaaatatgtatttttgttcttattttagaCTATAGTTTCTGTAAATACCCTCAAAAAGACTATTTTGTACAAATCTTTTCTGCAATCTTACTTTCACAGCGATGATCAtctttatgtttgttttcacaatTACAACTTTTTAACTTTGTGGTTcatctcattattttaatagGACGCTATTTCtgtgtcccagcagcaggacttTCTTCTCATCAGTTGCTAACATAGCGATGGCGCAAAACGCTGTGATAAgagttgtgtttatttttgataGAATGGGTTTCACTTAGCAAGGacattgaaataaatttttgtgGGAGCGTCTAATTATAACTGAATTAACGTTTTTATTGCGTGGTTGCCCAGCCACTCAGCAGAACAAGTGACTGTGGAATGACAGCGTTACGATGAATGCTGTTGTCGTCATCCCAACTGCACCCTTGTGCGTCGAGGAATTCAGGCAGAATGAAAATtacaaagaatataaaatggGATTATGTTTCTTTAAGTGCAAATTTTTGACAGCATTACTAAACCTattagaagtttatttttttcttttactctcaTTTGTGCTTCACTAACGCAAAGCCCAAATTAAATTTGATTCAATAATACTTGTAATTGGCTGCAATAACTGTGGCAGTAACCGTTGCtgtaattgctttctttccaaCCCTTCGGTTGTCTGGTGTGAAGCGCAACACCTCTAGCGGGGTGGTACCATTCACGGTGGATAGGGAAGCAATTAGCTTTACTAATTAACGACAGACGGACGTTTCGCGATGACAGCCTTCAGGCTATTGAACTCCAGGCCTCTCCCGACTCGCTGCTACGAGCCCGCGTCTCCTCGCGCAGGGGCGGGCCGGCACCATGGCAACGGGCGCCGGGACACGTGGGCTCGGTTCTTCCGCTTCCGGTTACCCTCTCACCCTAAGATGGCGGCGCCCGTGGGACCGGTGAAGTTTTGGAAGCCGGGTGAGGGCAGCGCGGCCGTGTGGCAGGGAAGGCTTGCTccttccttcttgccctttctttctcctgcccTCCTTGGGTTGAAGCGCTGCTGGCTTCGGCGGCGGCTGGGGACCGCACGGGTTTTGTCGCCGGAGGAGCGCTCTGCCCCTCAGCTGCGGGGTGTGCGGGAGGAAAGGCCTCTGTGAGCGCCGCTCGGCGCCGGGGGCATTCTGGGGTTCGCGGATACCGTGTGTCCTTGTTGCGGAGAAGTGGTCTGGGCTGCGCTGAGCGAGGACTGAGGGAGGAGAATCGCCCCGCAGCCTTCCTGAGATCGTGTCCGGTGCTCGGGGGGCTCCCGGCATCATGCAGACATGGGCTTAGCGCAGCGGGTCTGAGAAGGGCCGTGAATGTGATCAGGGGCTGAAACACGGGGAGGCGAGGGCGGCTGGagcaggtcaggctggaggacAGAGGGCTGAGGAGCGTGTTTGTGGGCTACaagaaaaaaggggacagactcaGATGCTTCAGTAGCATCTGTTGTGATAGGCcaaggggaaatgctttcaaactagaagagaggagatttagattgcaTATATGAAAAAAGCTATTTAtactaagggtggtgaggcactggcagaggttgcccagagaattggatgcctcatccctggagacattcaaggtcaggctggacggggctctgagcgcCTGATCGAGCTgggggtgtccctgttcattgcaggagagttggactaggtgacctttatAGGTCCCTTTCATCTCAAATGAATCTGTGTTGTGTGTGGCAGTGGGCTCTTGAGCCTTTCTGTTTCTTACCTGGCCCATTTGTTCTGGGGTGTGAATAGTTATCAGAGTCAGTGCCAGTTGCTGTTAAAATTGGTTCAGTATGCTATGGAACTTGCTTGACAGCTTTGAGTTGGgattaattgtttttaaacagtggAAGAAGTGGGAAAAACCACAAACAAGCAAATCCTACAGAGCAGGAGAGTCCTCTTTGATCTCAGATTTTTCCAGTTGAATTTGCACCTGGAGACAATACGTTCCTTTATTGAGATGAGTTTCTGCTTCGGGTTTGCCTGCGTGATTTGGTATTTTTGGTTGtcagtagttttattttcacaCGCAGCAGAGGTAAATCAAATTTCAGTTACTGAGGTAGATCTAGAGCTGCAGTGGTATATCTCATCAGCAGGCAAGGCTGAATGCTTATGTGGTTCATGTTAGTCCAAAGAAGTCCTGTTACATGGCTGGTTGGCTTGAAATCCACGGCCATACTTCTGAGATGGATGCTGAAGCTACATCTGAACTGCTGCACAGAAGAAGAATGGCCCTATGACCTTGCTGTTTATGTTTcccatgtgctttttttctcctttatcttcctttaaaaatccAAGTATGTATTCACATTGGTTTTTTAACTAGAAGGAGAAAGACATTTGTTTTGACACAATTTTTGCCTGTTTACTGGTATGGAAAATTTTTGATTAATTCTCTAGAAAAGTTGGTCTCTTGATGCACGCTAGTATGCTTAATTCCTCCGTGCAAGGAACGTATTGAATTTGGTTGTATTGTAAAAGTTAACTGCTGTCATCTAGGCACAGAAGGTCCTGGCGTCAGCGTCTCAGAGGAGAGGCAGAGTCCTGCTGAGAGCAGTGGAGTGACCGTCATCTATAATCCTTATGCTTCTCTGTCTATTGAACAACAAAGACAAAAGCTGCCTGTTTTTAAGGTACGAGAGTTCTTTTTTGGGATATTAAATCAGTTGGATGGTGCCTagcttttgtggtttttgtttatttgagaAAGCAGTATGGAAACCTTTTACAGCATAGAACAGTTGTTACATGATCTTGCTCCCTTTATTTGCTGAAATTGATTATTCTCATTGAAAGCTGTTGCCAACAGTTTTACAGGCTTTGTAGATTTAAGTTAGTTACTGTATTTTGAATGCATAATATTTACTGacttaaaataatcttttaactTTTGACGGTGTATTCtctgtaaaaatgaatttactaTGCTTATGTAAACATTGTAATGTtagctttcttatttttgtacAAATCTGGTTTTGATACCTAAATGTCATCTCTTTCAGCTAAGAAATCACATACTTTATCTAGTGGAGAACTATCAAACTCTGGTGATTGTTGGAGAAACAGGATGTGGGAAGTCAACGCAAATTCCACAGGTAAGTGTGTGTTTAGCTTGGTGAAAACAGGTATTCCCTCAGGGGATTTTGCATGAAACATTAAACCAGCATCCCAGAACTGCACTGTAAGAATGGAATTTGCCAGTGTTGGgtaagtgtgtgtgtgcaggacCAAAAGGGGAGAAAAGTAAAGCTTCATATTAGATAGTAGGAGCTGGCATATCTGTGATACAAAGCCTTCTTCCACTTCCAGGAAGGAGCATACCCTACAGATTTATGCTGATACCCTTCTAAGTACCCTTCTAATTACCCTTCTAAAGTGAATGGCTTTATAACTTCAACAGAATTAAGTTGAAAAGTTTTGTTGAGGATATggttttgagaaggaaaaagacgTGTGGGTTTCTTATGAGTTTTGCCCTTGGAAATTTTTGGAATAtgatacatttctgtatttttgtaaaat encodes:
- the LOC110408353 gene encoding protein FAM83D-like produces the protein MLYPIYPGINIFAASPDEGLAAAVGWVEPTAPFPALQGSSHFQPGGGDSLYGCKEAVRRQIRSARQMIALVMDSFTDTDIFKDLLEACSQRQVKAYILLDQSSFSHFLKMCRDLGVDLEQEKLMRVRNITGNTYYTRSGAKIVGKVREKFMLIDGIRVTTGSYSFTWMDGKLNSSNILILSGPAVAHFDQEFRTLYARSKPVNLKEFSGSKKNKVFDELVRITVASRDLTRENFLRMEFLYLRAFVGNLKRKRNWMHASREAVYVSSNAMHVSPPLTKRNGSLVMRPHWIIER